A genomic stretch from Myripristis murdjan chromosome 12, fMyrMur1.1, whole genome shotgun sequence includes:
- the adra1ab gene encoding alpha-1A adrenergic receptor, producing MVPAGENMSVFSAAEICPNCSSSTYPEVDVIKAVILGLVLGVFVIFGVLGNILVILSVACHRHLRSVTHYFIANLAAADLLLSSAVLPFSATYEALGRWVFGRSFCNAWAALDVLCCTASILSLCVISVDRYLAVSFPLRYPAIATGRRGLAAVVALWGLSAAISVGPLFGWKEPDPEDETVCRITEEPGYALFSALGSFYIPLAIILVMYCRVYVVARRETRGLRTGRKREGMETEEVMLRIHRGSSPVAGKQQDKSEERVMRHRRTTFALMRRLKMSREKKAAKTLGIVVGCFVLCWLPFFLVLPIGSIFPSCKPSETIFKITFWLGYLNSCINPIIYPCFSQEFKRAFHNVLRGRCLRIAGPAAKPQGPNTSCSLSAGPTSNTSALSSQPRDAAPPWSCCRALSASSSSLSVPDHEQSAKVQSKSLLKAWCFTARETPEPQDPPSHGSTKMLRLSLGVTGDAV from the exons ATGGTTCCCGCAGGTGAGAACAtgagtgttttctctgcagctgAAATCTGTCCcaactgcagctcctccacctaCCCAGAGGTGGATGTAATCAAAGCAGTGATTTTGGGGCTGGTGCTGGGGGTGTTTGTCATCTTTGGGGTTCTTGGCAACATTCTGGTCATCCTGTCCGTGGCATGCCACCGTCACTTGCGCTCTGTGACGCATTACTTCATTGCCAACCTGGCGGCAGCAGATCTGCTCCTCAGCTCAGCCGTACTGCCGTTTTCTGCCACCTATGAGGCTCTTGGCAGATGGGTGTTTGGCCGGTCTTTCTGCAACGCCTGGGCTGCCCTGGATgtcctctgctgcactgcctccATCCTTAGCCTATGTGTAATTTCTGTTGACCGCTACCTGGCTGTCAGCTTCCCTCTGCGTTACCCTGCCATAGCTACAGGGCGGCGTGGCCTGGCTGCAGTTGTCGCTCTCTGGGGTCTCTCCGCAGCCATATCTGTTGGCCCTCTATTTGGCTGGAAGGAGCCAGACCCTGAAGATGAGACAGTGTGCCGAATCACAGAGGAGCCAGGATATGCCTTGTTCTCGGCATTAGGATCATTCTATATACCCCTGGCCATCATTCTGGTCATGTACTGCCGTGTGTATGTTGTGGCACGGAGGGAAACACGAGGACTAAGGACAGGCAGGAAGAGGGAGGGCATGGAGACTGAGGAGGTGATGCTAAGGATTCACCGAGGGAGCTCCCCCGTGGCAGGAAAGCAGCAGGACAAGAGTGAGGAGCGGGTCATGAGGCATAGACGCACCACTTTTGCTCTAATGAGGCGGCTGAAGATGTCTAGAGAGAAGAAGGCAGCCAAGACCCTTGGAATTGTTGTCGGGTGTTTTGTTCTCTGCTGGCTCCCTTTTTTCCTGGTCTTGCCCATAG GATCCATCTTCCCATCCTGCAAACCCTCTGAAACCATCTTTAAGATCACCTTCTGGCTAGGTTACCTCAACAGCTGCATTAATCCCATTATCTACCCATGCTTCAGCCAAGAGTTCAAAAGGGCCTTCCACAATGTTCTCCGTGGTCGCTGTTTGAGAATCGCAGGGCCAGCCGCCAAACCACAAGGACCTAACACTTCCTGCTCCTTGAGCGCAGGCCCCACATCTAACACGTCTGCTCTCTCAAGTCAACCTCGTGATGCTGCTCCCCCGTGGTCCTGCTGCAGGGCGCTCTCGGCCTCCTCATCTTCGCTTAGCGTTCCAGATCATGAGCAGAGCGCAAAGGTCCAGAGTAAATCCCTGCTGAAGGCGTGGTGTTTCACAGCTAGGGAAACTCCAGAACCGCAGGACCCCCCCTCTCATGGATCAACCAAAATGCTACGTCTTTCCCTTGGAGTCACAGGAGATGCTGTTTAA